From the genome of Myxococcota bacterium:
TGAGCGGCTTCTATGTCGCGCGCGCGCTCGGCGTGGGCGCCGAGCCCAGTCTGTTGGGGCTGGTCGCGGTGTTGGCGGCCTCGATGGCCATCTGCGGCCTGCTCGGCGCCACGATCGAGCGCGTGGCGTACCGGCCGCTGCGCGGAGCGGGGCGACTCGCGCCGCTGATCACCGCGATCGGCGTGTCTCTCTTCCTGCAGAACGCCGGGCAGCTGGTGTTCGGTGCCGACCCGAAGTTCTTCCCGCCGTTGTTGCGCTCGCGCGAAGTGTTTCGCGCGGGTCAGGTCGCGATCTCGAACATCCAGGTCACGGTGCTGGTGACCGCGCTCGTGCTGATGGGCGCGCTCGAGTTCATCGTGCAGCGCACGCGCTTCGGCCGCGCCATGCGCGCCGTGGCCTACGACGCGCCGGCCGCGGCGCTGATGGGCGTGCCCGTCGACCGCGTGATCTCGGGCACGTTCGTGTTGGGCTCGATGCTGGCCGCGGCGGCCGGGATCCTGGTCGGTCTCTCGAACCCCAAGATCGAGCCGTTGATGGGACTCATGCCCGGGCTGAAGGCGTTCGTCGCGGCGGTGCTGGGCGGCATCGGCAGCGTGCCCGGCGCCATGATCGGCGGGCTCCTGCTGGGCGTGATCGAGACACTCGTGACCGGGTATCTGTCCAGCACGTACCGCGACGCGATCGCGTTCGTGATCCTGGTGGTGATCTTGTTGTACCGGCCGACGGGTCTGTTCGGCGCGCCGCAGACCGAGAAGGTGTGAGTTGAGCGCGGCGCGGCTCGGGCAGGTCGGGGCGGCGCTCGCGGCGCTCGCGGCGTTGCACTGGGGCGCGCCTGCGCTCTTGAACCCGTACTACGCGACCATCCTCGCGCGCATCGGCATCGCGGTGGTGGCGGCCGTGAGCCTGCAGCTCGTGAACGGCTTCACCGGCCAGTTCTCGATCGGTCACGCGGGCTTCATGGCGCTGGGCGCCTACGGCTCGGCGGCGTTCTCGGTGTATCTCGGTGCGGCTCTGCTCGACGCGCTGGGGAACGGCGCGCTGGCCAGGCTCGCGTATTTCCCGCTGCCGCTGGTGTGCGGCGGGCTGTTCGCCGCGCTGGCGGGACTGGTGGTGGCCGTGCCGACCCTGCGTCTGCGCGGCGACTATCTCGCGATCGCGACCCTGGGCGCGGGCGAGATCATCCGCATCGCGATCCTGAACGTGGACGCGGTCGGCGGCGCGCGCGGCTTCTCGCTGGCCTCGTCCGATCACCCCGCGGTCGACCTGCGCTTCGACAGCCTGGCGGGCGTGTACGGGGTCGCGGCGCTCACGATCCTGGCGATCGCGCGGCTGGTGTATTCGGGCGGCGGGCTGGCGTTCCGCGCGGTGCGCGAGGACGAGACCGCGGCCGAGTCACTCGGCATCGCCACCACGCGCGTCAAGGTCGAGGCGTTCCTGGTGGCGAGCTTCTTCGCGGGCGTCGCGGGCGCGCTGTTCGCGCACAGCGAGGGTTACATCCACACCAACAGCTTCAGCTTCGTGCGTTCGTTCGAGCTGGTGGCGTTCGTGGTGCTGGGCGGCCTGGGCTCGATCTCGGGCGCCGTGATCGCCGCGGCCACGCTCACCGCCGCGCCCGAGCTGCTGCGCGGCCTGGGCGAGTGGCGCATGGTGCTGTACGCGCTGCTCTTGATCGTGACCATGATCCTGCGGCCACAGGGCCTCTTGGGTCAGCGGGAGCTCCTGCACTTCGGGAAGAGACATGGCGCTGCTCGAAGTTCGTGACTTGACGGTGCGCTTCGGCGGACTCACGGCGGTGTCGCACCTCGACTTCGGCGTGGAGGAGGGCGCGCTGGTCGCGCTGATCGGCCCGAACGGCGCGGGCAAGACCACGGCCTTCAACGTGATCACGGGCGTGTACGCGCCCAGCTCGGGCAGCGTGCGCTTCGCGGGGCGCGAGATCGGCGGCGCGCAGCCGCACGTGATCTGCGCCGCTGGAGTGGCGCGCACCTTCCAGAACATCCGCCTGTTCCGCGGGCTCAGCGCGCTCGACAACGTGCGCGCCGCGCTCCAGGGGCGGAGCCGGAGCGGCGTGCGCGACGTGCTGCGCGGCCCGGCCTGGCGCCGCCGCGAGGCGCAGGCCGAGGACGAGGCGCTCGCGCTGCTCGCGACGCTCGGGCTCGAGGCGAGCGCGGACGCGCGCGCCGACTCACTTCCCTACGGCGAGCAGCGGCGACTCGAGATCGCGCGCGCGCTCGCCACCCGGCCGCGCCTGCTCCTGCTCGACGAGCCTGCGGCGGGCATGAACCCCGCGGAGAAGCAGGCGCTGCGCGAGCTGATCGCCAAGCTGCGGCGCGTGCTGCGGCTGACGATCGTGCTGATCGACCATGACGTGTCGTTCGTGATGAACCTGTCCGAGCGCGTCGCGGTGCTCGACCATGGCGAGAAGATCGCCGACGCCACGCCCGAGACGGTGCGCGCCGATCCGCGCGTGATCGAGGCCTATCTCGGCGCGGACTCCGAGGCGGGAGCGGGCGCGTGAGCGAGACCCTGCTCTCG
Proteins encoded in this window:
- a CDS encoding branched-chain amino acid ABC transporter permease, whose amino-acid sequence is MENLLQQLLNGVTWGSIYALIALGYTMVYGVLRLINFAHGEVYMIGAMSGFYVARALGVGAEPSLLGLVAVLAASMAICGLLGATIERVAYRPLRGAGRLAPLITAIGVSLFLQNAGQLVFGADPKFFPPLLRSREVFRAGQVAISNIQVTVLVTALVLMGALEFIVQRTRFGRAMRAVAYDAPAAALMGVPVDRVISGTFVLGSMLAAAAGILVGLSNPKIEPLMGLMPGLKAFVAAVLGGIGSVPGAMIGGLLLGVIETLVTGYLSSTYRDAIAFVILVVILLYRPTGLFGAPQTEKV
- a CDS encoding branched-chain amino acid ABC transporter permease gives rise to the protein MSAARLGQVGAALAALAALHWGAPALLNPYYATILARIGIAVVAAVSLQLVNGFTGQFSIGHAGFMALGAYGSAAFSVYLGAALLDALGNGALARLAYFPLPLVCGGLFAALAGLVVAVPTLRLRGDYLAIATLGAGEIIRIAILNVDAVGGARGFSLASSDHPAVDLRFDSLAGVYGVAALTILAIARLVYSGGGLAFRAVREDETAAESLGIATTRVKVEAFLVASFFAGVAGALFAHSEGYIHTNSFSFVRSFELVAFVVLGGLGSISGAVIAAATLTAAPELLRGLGEWRMVLYALLLIVTMILRPQGLLGQRELLHFGKRHGAARSS
- a CDS encoding ABC transporter ATP-binding protein, whose protein sequence is MALLEVRDLTVRFGGLTAVSHLDFGVEEGALVALIGPNGAGKTTAFNVITGVYAPSSGSVRFAGREIGGAQPHVICAAGVARTFQNIRLFRGLSALDNVRAALQGRSRSGVRDVLRGPAWRRREAQAEDEALALLATLGLEASADARADSLPYGEQRRLEIARALATRPRLLLLDEPAAGMNPAEKQALRELIAKLRRVLRLTIVLIDHDVSFVMNLSERVAVLDHGEKIADATPETVRADPRVIEAYLGADSEAGAGA